One window of Papaver somniferum cultivar HN1 chromosome 9, ASM357369v1, whole genome shotgun sequence genomic DNA carries:
- the LOC113310710 gene encoding uncharacterized acetyltransferase At3g50280-like, giving the protein MPSSASKTMIISRCTIKPDQTSTIKDLKLSVSDLPMLSCHYIQKGVLLTRPDNIPFDSLIPLLKISLSKTLSHFPALAGRMKTDSSGFVHIDCNDLGVDFVEANATHLSIRDVLPPQNSNHDNNDLPQVIREFFTYDGVVSYDGHYRPLAAVQVTELSDGVFIGCAVNHAVTDGTSFWNFFNTFAEITKGVKKITKQPDFTRNYVKDSKAVLQFPDGNPKVTFDVDAPLRERIFHFSRESILKLKSRANNFKKFENGYEIIGKLSNDQNQNPNGKPAEVNPTVEISSFQSLSAQLWRSVTRARKLPANKPTTFRMAVNCRHRLEPRMNPYYFGNAIQSIPTIVPIGELLSRDLCWSAEMLNKNVRAHNHDTVVQGVEEWEKNPRCFPLGNFDGASITMGSSPRFPMYDNDFGWGRPLAVRSGKANKFDGKISAFPGRDGGGSVDLEVCLSPDAMSGLENDTEFMQYVTDLL; this is encoded by the coding sequence ATGCCTTCTTCAGCTTCTAAAACCATGATAATCTCGCGATGCACAATAAAACCAGATCAAACATCAACAATCAAAGATCTTAAACTCTCTGTTTCTGATCTTCCTATGCTTTCATGTCATTACATTCAAAAAGGAGTTTTATTAACTCGTCCTGATAACATTCCATTTGATTCTCTAATCCCACTTCTCAAAATCTCACTCTCTAAAACTCTTTCTCATTTCCCTGCTCTCGCCGGTCGTATGAAAACGGATTCCTCCGGTTTCGTACACATCGATTGTAATGATCTTGGTGTCGATTTCGTCGAAGCTAATGCAACACATTTATCAATTCGTGATGTTCTACCACCACAAAACAGCAACCATGATAATAATGATTTGCCTCAAGTGATTAGAGAATTCTTTACTTATGATGGAGTTGTGAGTTATGACGGTCATTACAGACCTCTAGCTGCTGTGCAAGTGACGGAATTGTctgatggtgtttttattggttgTGCTGTTAATCATGCCGTTACTGATGGTACATCTTTCTGGAATTTCTTCAATACTTTTGCAGAGATTACTAAAGGTGTTAAGAAGATTACGAAACAACCTGATTTTACTAGAAATTATGTGAAAGATTCTAAAGCTGTTCTTCAATTCCCCGACGGAAATCCAAAGGTAACGTTTGATGTTGATGCTCCATTAAGAGAGAGAATTTTCCATTTCAGCAGAGAATCGATTCTGAAATTGAAATCCAGAGCTAATAATTTCAAGAAATTCGAGAACGGGTATGAGATTATAGGGAAACTGAGCAACGatcaaaaccaaaacccaaaCGGGAAGCCGGCGGAAGTTAATCCAACGGTTGAGATTTCATCGTTTCAATCATTAAGTGCTCAATTATGGAGATCAGTAACACGAGCAAGAAAACTTCCGGCGAATAAACCGACGACGTTTCGGATGGCAGTTAACTGCCGTCACCGTTTAGAACCACGTATGAATCCGTATTATTTCGGTAACGCTATACAGAGTATCCCAACCATTGTTCCGATAGGCGAACTGTTGTCTAGAGATTTGTGCTGGAGTGCTGAGATGTTGAATAAAAATGTGAGGGCGCATAATCATGATACAGTGGTACAGGGAGTAGAAGAATGGGAGAAGAACCCAAGATGTTTCCCACTAGGGAACTTCGATGGTGCATCAATCACAATGGGAAGTTCACCGAGATTTCCGATGTATGATAATGATTTTGGGTGGGGTCGACCATTAGCTGTACGTAGTGGTAAGGCTAATAAATTTGATGGGAAAATATCAGCTTTTCCAGGGAGAGATGGTGGTGGAAGTGTTGATCTTGAAGTTTGTTTATCACCTGATGCTATGTCAGGTCTTGAAAATGATACTGAGTTTATGCAGTATGTAACAGACTTGCTTTGA
- the LOC113312558 gene encoding uncharacterized protein LOC113312558 yields MDNCNPILTPVEERLKLTKDGLGELVNSTEFKGLVGCLRYLTATRPDIMYAVGLVSRFMESPRQSYLQAAKRIPKYKQQVVALSTTEAEYIAASNCAAQAVWLRMMLKSLFQEQTTPTTIVCDNKSTISLTKNLVLHGRSKHIDIKYHYIRELFSNKEIAVDFVESEEQISEFKLTAGEDISVSDWLKTALYPGTELC; encoded by the exons atggataattgtaatccaatTTTAACACCAGTAGAAGAGAGACTGAAGTTAACAAAAGATGGATTAGGAGAGCTTGTGAATTCAACAGAATTTAAAGGTCTTGTTGGATGTTTGAGATATTTGActgctacaagacctgatatcatgTATGCAGTTGGGTTGGTTAGTAGGTTCATGGAATCTCCTAGACAATCATatttacaagctgcaaaacgTATTCCGAAGTAT AAGCAACAAGTTGTTGCATTATCTACAACAGAAGCTGAGTATATAGCTGCTAGCAACTGTGCTGCACAGGCTGTATGGTTAAGAATGATGTTGAAGTCAttgtttcaagaacaaacaacaccaacaacaatagtttgtgataaTAAGTCGACAATTTCACTAACTAAGAATCTTGTGCTTCATGGAAGAAGTAAACACATTGATATTAAGTATCATTACATCAGAGAGCTTTTCAGTAACAAGGAGATAGCTGTGGATTTTGTTGAAAGTGAAGAACAA ATAAGTGAATTCAAGCTGACTGCTGGAGAAGATATCAGTGTTAGTGATTGGCTCAAAACTGCATTGTATCCAGGAACGGAGCTGTGTTGA